The sequence below is a genomic window from Candidatus Hydrogenedentota bacterium.
TCTTGGCGAGGCGCCGACGCCGGGGCGCAGCCGCGCCCGTGCATGCCGACTCGCCCCGGGATTTCTGTGTCCGTTCTTTCTTTCCCGCTTTCCCCATTTCCATATTCTCCTTCCTGCAATCGGCGCGGACGCCGCTTCTGCGTGTTCCGCCGCGCCCGTGCCCACGGCTGATTTGCGCACGGAGAAATGATACCATCGCGAGTGTCATGTGCGCGTGTTCGCGGACGGGGAGGGTCCGGCCATGCTCTTGAACACCGTTGAATACCTCGCGATGAACAATCCCATACGCGCCCTTGTCCATCGCCATTATGAAGCGCGCAAATTGCTGCGGATAGGCGGCCCCATGTCCGGCGGATGCGCCCTTGAAATCGGCTGTGGCCGCGGCGTTGGCGTCGAGATTATCCTCGACCGATTCCATGCGGATGCGGTCGACGCTTTCGACCTCGACCCAAGGATGATCGCAAAGGCGGCGAAGCGCTTGAAACGCCGGGACGGAGAAGTCCGGCTCTGGGTGGGTAACGCGTCCCAAATCGAGGCCAAAGACGCAGCCTACGACGCCGTGTTCGACTTCGGCATCATTCACCACATCCCCGACTGGGCGGGAGTCCTTGCCGAACTGTGGCGTGTGCTCAAGCCCGGCGGGCGCCTCTACGCCGAAGAAGTTCTGAGCGCATACCTGCTGCATCCGCTCTGGCGGCGGCTGCTCGACCATCCTCTCGAGAATCGTTTCGACTTCGCGCAATTCCGGGACGGCCTGACCCACGCCGGATTCCAACTGGTCGCGGCCGCCCCGCTCGGCA
It includes:
- a CDS encoding class I SAM-dependent methyltransferase yields the protein MLLNTVEYLAMNNPIRALVHRHYEARKLLRIGGPMSGGCALEIGCGRGVGVEIILDRFHADAVDAFDLDPRMIAKAAKRLKRRDGEVRLWVGNASQIEAKDAAYDAVFDFGIIHHIPDWAGVLAELWRVLKPGGRLYAEEVLSAYLLHPLWRRLLDHPLENRFDFAQFRDGLTHAGFQLVAAAPLG